The Corvus moneduloides isolate bCorMon1 chromosome 16, bCorMon1.pri, whole genome shotgun sequence genomic sequence AGCGGTGCTGCGGCGGCTGGGCAGCCTCACCAGGCTCAGCCTGGCCGGCAATGCCCgcatctcccagctgccagcagaggaCTTCCAGAACCTCCACAACCTCCAGGAGCTGGACATCAGCAACCTCAACATCAACACCATCCCTCGGGATTTCTCCagcttcttctccaggctgcgGGCCATGACAGCTGCCGGCAACCCCTTCAACTGCATCTGCCAGATGAGCTGGCTGGTGCAGTGGGTGAACGCCAGCGGCGTGGTCCTGCGGCGCCCTGAGGAGACACGCTGCCACTTCCCCCCCAAAAACTCTGGCAAGCTCCTCCACCACCTGCAATACACTGACTTCGGCTgccccaccaccacccccacGCCCACCACGCCCCGCACCACCACGCTGCCACCACCTACACTGCTGCCCAGCACCCACCGCCCACCGCCGCCCCCCAGCACCGCCGCACCCACCCTGAGGgccagggacccccagggcagctccaccTTGGTGCCCTTCAGCGGCGCCCCGGCCCCCACCAGCCCCCCGGCGCCCATCTGCCCCCCCCGCACGTGTCTGAATGGCGGCACCTGCCACCTGAGTGCCCAGAACCTCCTGGAGTGCCTGTGCCCCGTGGGCTTTGCCGGTGTGTACTGTGAGGTGGAGGCGAGGGGAACGACGCCAGCCCCGGGCACACCAGCCCTGCCGCCCAGCCGGCGGGTCAGCATCGCCCAGGTGGGCAGCACCTCCCTCAAAGTGGACCTGCACAACTATGTCCAGTCCAAGGCACAGCTGAAGGGCATCCGCCTGAGCTACCGGAACCTGTCGGGGCCAGACAAGCGGCCGGTGATGCTGCGCTTGCCGGCCTCGCTCTCCGAGTACACGGTGCGGGCGCTGAAACCCAACTGCACCTACCGCGTCTGCATCGGGGCGCTGGGGGAGGTCCCCAAGGAGGAGCACTGTGCCGAGGCACAGACCCTGCccctcagcctgcagcagcactccCCTGTCACCCAGAGCCAGGACCCCAACCTCGCCCTGATCCTCGTCCCTGCGCTGGCTGCCgcgctgctgctggtggtggtggtcaCCGCCGCCATGTACTACCGCCGGCACCGCCGGGCCAAGGCACACGCTGGCGCTGGGGTAGACACTGGCCCgctggagctggaaggggtGAAAGCCTGCCTGGAAAACGGGGATttgagcagccacagctgcaagGTGCCGGAGGCAGCGATGCTTTCTGGTGGCTCTGAGTGCGAGGTGCCGCTCATGCAGTCACACTACCCCAGCAACAACAACACCCCGGGGCTCAAACCCTCCTACTTCTGAACTCACAGGGCTGCCAGAGCCTTGGACACAGGAGGGCCAAGCTCCAGTGGCAGCACCTGGCCATGTCCCTCTGGGATACGGATTGCCAAGGAGCTGACTGAATTGAGGAAGAAAACCCCCCAATCCCAAAACGTGCAATTTCTGAGATGCTGCCATGCTTCAGGAGGAGACACGAATTTTACTGCTCTGTGCCTTGATTTCTGTGACTCTACCTAGAACGTGGGTAGCAGAAGAGAAGCGGGGGGGTTAATTTGGGGGTCGAGGGACTTTTTTTAGCTCCTGCTGAAGAGAAAGCTGCTGTGACTTGGCTGAGGGACGCCCACGTGCTGGTAACAAGGGTCCTTTAGCAGAGCATGGCCCATGACTCGACTCCCTGAAAGCTGATGTCAGCAATACGGCCCGGCCGAGGTGCTGGGACCCTCGGGACCCCCCGGGCCAAAGGAAGTGCTGAGCAGGCAAACTGGGAATTGAAGCTTTAAGAACTCAGAGAGAATATTTATACACCAttatttcccatttcttctgggaaaactttttttttagtacatGTTTGTGTACATCTCTTTTGTAAGGCAGATCAGAAGGGTgtctttttgtaaaaaaaaacccccaaaataattaaaataacaacaacGAAAAGCTCTGTGCAGCCCTGAGCACCTTCACAGGCAGGGGTGTGGGCAGCGCGGCGTGTCCCCTGCAGAGGAGCGGGAAGGTCAGCCGTGTCCTCCCGTTGTTGTTGGCGAACGCCAGCATGAgtcagggcaagggaggggggAGTTTTCCCGACTCTGGGCGTTTCTTACCCCCAGGGCGCTGCCCCCCACCTCAGGCGCTGGGGAGGTGTTCCCAAAACAGAGGCCACGGGGTTCAAatcagcccctgccctgcagcatcATCCAGCCTTACTTCATCCCTCCCCGCCTGCCAGATGGCTCCGGGGCCAGCTGCGGGACAAACAGCCCAGCCCAACCTCCTGACGTCACCCGCGGCggcactgggacccccaaatcGCCCGTGACAAGTGTCAGCCTGCGTGGCCCCCCCAGGCCGGGGGCCGCAGCCAGAACCCCCGCTGCCCGGCCCCAGGAACAGCCGGTTTTGTGCGCTGGCCCTGGCGGGGTGGGCTGGGAGCCGACGCTCGGCAGGTTCCCGCTGCCAAGTGGTTTCTGCTCCAACCCTCTGGTTTTAATCGTTTTCCAATCCTTTATCTTTCGGGCTGGAATTTTCCAGGTTGGGGCCCTGCCCGCCGAGGTATGTTTGATTTGGAGAGAACGAGCACAGCGCGGGGCTGAAACCGAGGGTCACCGCCGTGCCGCTCCGGGCCGGCCGCTCCGCCGCAGGCCACGGCCCTGACCCCGCCGGCCCCTCGGTGCCGCTCGCCCGGGGCAGGGAGCGGCTCTGGATGCAATTAGGGGCGCGGAGCGTCGGCGGGGCCGTCTGGCGCAGCCCCCCGGCTCCCAGGTGGGCTTCCGGCAGGGCTGGCTCCCATTAGGGCCGGCGCAGCGGCAGGAGGGGCCCCTCGCCGGCGCGGGCGGCTCGCTGCGATGGCCACGCTCGCCCGCTCAAAGGGCCCATTGTGGTCCTCTCCCCacagatttttcaaattaacatcccaaattcctcccaaaattgctgctgtgtaaatattttcactgcGAGCTTTGTATATTTTCCAGCCTTGcgaggaggagagaagaaaagtcCCTGGCGGAGCCGCGGCCTCGCGCCGGGTGCCCCTGGCCGGCCGCCGCCACAGCCCCCGAGCCCAGGCCGgcccctggggtgtccctgtgtcGGCACCGGCGTCAGGagccctccagcccctcctggccCCTCActtcccccctcctttccctccatGATGTGCCCTTCTCCTAACGAAGCTGATTTCCCCACTTGTACTTAGCTGGAGGTTTGCAGGGGACCCCCCACATGCCAGGTGTGTGCTGGGGACCCCCTTGGCACCTCAGCTGATTCCATTGCTCTGGAGgggcttccagcagctccagggtgaTGGAGCTACAGTGGAGATTCCAGGAGGGCAAAAGCAGAGTTAGGGCGCAGCTTTGGCAGGTGCAGCACCCCTTGGACACCCCGAGccaaggattttggggtgccgACTGCACAaggggggcagcagggctcGGCCTTGGCACGGAGGTGATGGAAAcactgcagccagggcagggcttgGCCCCCACCCACACCCACATCTGCACCCGGGCAGCCCTGCGggagagcagcagtgcccaAAATGGCACTGTCCAGCCCCTGTGGCTTCCTGAATCCCAGCACAAAATTCCCCTGGCCACTGCCAGCCCCGTTGCACGCCAAGAGTGGCTCCAAGCGGCACATCGTGCGGCGCTGCTAATTCCTGCGAGCTGAATCAGCGCCGGGAAGGATTGCAAAACCCCCTGAAATGGACCCAAAAAAAAGATCCAGTGGGGCCGGTAAGCAAGAGCCCCGGCCAGAGCCACTGGCAGGATGGGGGCTCGGCGGGGAGCCACAACGGGAGGAGCCACTGGCTTCACCGGGGCAAATCCTGCCTGCACCCTGACGTGGCAAGGCTGGAGGGCTCTGGTTTCCCAAAAAATCACTCCCAGTCGCAGGCATGGCCCCACAGAAACCAAAGCCAGGTCCCCTGAGTCCCCCAGGTCCCCATGTctggagcagagccccaggGGGGTCATGTCTCAGTGTGAGGGGTCTAGATGCCCACTTTCTAGGGGGAGGACAGGTGTGTGTCCATCACACAGcctccagtgctgccaggaAGAGCTTTGAAGCTCATCAGCTTCCTGGAAAGCTGGGGAGGCCAGGGAGCACCGTCTGGCCACCGAGGCTGTGGCTCATCTGGGAGTGATTTCGGTGCTGCCATCCCGCCCCAGCGCTGGGCTATTTTTACCCAGTGGAATTACGGGACAGGCAACATGGGCTGGGTGGTTGCCCCGCCTTAACCCCTTCATGTGGCTGCCCAGTAGCCCCATGGGGATGGGTCCCACTGGGGTGACACCTGATGGGGTGGGGTGGCCTCTCCCCTTCCTTGTGTCTGAGGGTGGCAGCCAACACGGGGCAGGAAAAACCCCTTTCCACTGATGGCAAGCACATGTCAACCCAGGCACCTCTGGGATCTGCaggggactgggacagggatggggacaggaatggACCTGTCCTGCTCAGGGTTCTTCCTCCTGGGGTGGGTTTTGTCAGagaaccccaaaacacccaccATGATCCAAAAGGGCTGCTAAGCCCCAGAGGGTGCCAGGCAGGATGGGAGCAGGACCAGCCACTGAGGTCCCATTGCAGCTGGTGCCAGGGGAGAGGTGGCAGGGTGACAGTGGGAACATGTGCATTGGTGGGGTCGGGTGCCCTGGTGCACATgagggctgggactgggagaTGCCAGGGCTGCGAGCCTGACCCCAGGAGCTGGTTCAGCCACAGGCTTTGactggggcaggggcagggggtgggtgtTAGGGACTGAGCACCCCtgggcagtgtccccagggaaCCACCTGGGCTCCTCCATGTCCTGCTCCAGCGCTGGGGGAGCCAAACACCGCCAAATCCCTCCCCAAacatcctgctgtgccagctcctggctccagcaccTCCCGGCTCTGTCAGACTTTGCACTGTGAAAGGTGGCGGGGATCcagctgtccccatccctcagccccaccaccaccctgccctgcagggatATGCCCACTGTTGGAACACACCACGGGGACACGGCTCCCCGGCACCTCTGCTGACCCGGGCATCTCATCCCTACTGATCCAGCCATAGCCCCGAGCCAGCCGCggcacccccagcctccctggGGACATTTCCAGGACATCGAAAGATGCGGTGACACAAGGAAGCCGCTGTTCTCCTGTCACCATGGTGGTGACAGCACCGTCCCCGGGCAGTGCTGTGCCGGCTGCCGGGCGTGCAGCAGCGGGGTCTGGTCGGTGACCCCAAGTCGGAGCCGGTAACCCAACCCCGCTGGTGCTGGTTACAATTTAGGGCAACAATAACCTATTGAGGCCCCTtcctggctcctgccctgctgctccttgatCTAATTAAAGGGGGCCGGGGGGGACAAAACCCGAGCCGAAGGAACAGCAGGTACCCAGGGGTGGCACATTGAGAACCAGGATGCAGAGAGGGGCCATGGCCACCAGCACCTCCCACCTCCTGTTCCCTCAGGGTCTGGGCATTGGTGAGGTCAGCTCTTAAGCACGGCCCTGGCATGCTCGGGGTGCTTTGAAAATGATGTTTGTGTGGTTGGAAATATCTCCCCTGCTCAGGATTTGGGAAGGAGAACCCCCAAAAGGCACATGCTGATGTGGAGGTCCATGGAGCTGGTGCCTCCCACTCTGCCctcttccagggatgctggatGGGGGCACAACCAGCCTGAAGGGTTTGGTGTGGCTGTGGGCATTGGGGTGAGCAAACTGGGGTGACCCCCGCCTTGGGGCACGCCATGGCCTTGCTTTGGGGTGTCACGGGGACGCGTGGTGCCTGCTCGGCGGGCGCGGTGGGGATGCGGTGGGGATGCGGACTCCCCTTCCTCCCGGCCTGGCGTCAGTAATGAATGGTATGAGCTTCCTGCCCGCCCACTGATTGCTTCCTCAAAGAGCTTCAacgagctgctgctgctgctgctgcagctccccacGCCCCGCTCACGGCACGGCCGGCACCGCTGCACTGCCCAACACATCTCCGTGCCCCACACTGGGCACCCACGGCCACGCCGGACATCCACagccagccccactgctgctccGCCATCCCCAGGGGGCCGAGTCCCTGTCCCCCAGTTCTAAGTCTGCCCCAAGCAGTGTTTCCAGGGTGATCTGGTGACCCCAAGACCATCCACCCCGTGCCCTTGCCGCGGCTCCACGGCTCCTGAGTGTCGCGGCCCTGCTCGGGATGGCTCTGCCGGAGGGAGAACACATCCCCCGCTCGGCACCTCCGCCGGGagccatcccaaatccccctccGCCATTTGTCATCTCTGCCAGATTTACAGGCGGGAGTGGTTGGGGCTGGAAGCGCGGTGGCCCCGGCGTGGCTGCCTAAAAAAAGCACCTCCCCAGCacgagggggggggggggtctccgCTCGCCCCCCTCCGCCCCCAGCCTCTCTCGGCTGGCCCCGCCACGCAGCCGCGGCCGGCAGGGCCCCGGCGTGACGCGCAGGCAGCGCCCGCCAGCCGCATTCCTGCGCCGATAAACCCGGCAGCCAAAAtaactgcagcctgtgctgagggGGCTGAGCACAGCCGCGCCTGCATCCCATTTAGCCTGGGTGGCTCCCCCCTGCCCAGCGAGGATTCGGGG encodes the following:
- the VASN gene encoding vasorin; this encodes MPPPAPGTAREGSVRPAAASLPPWTDRPPRTAPHRPPRADTMNQLILCMLLLLAHGELAGACPAGCQCQDPKTILCAARRGQTVPRGLPPSTLSLYVFENGITALSEDSFAGLPALQLLDLSQNKITSIQRNIFQPLTELVNLDLSSNQLQEITNETFHGLRLLERLYLQRNRIQHIHAAAFDTLENLLELKLQNNQLRAVPPLDLPNLLLLDISWNKIPAIAPGAFHAVNIESLKIAGLGLTSLNEELFQVQNNLHELDVSDNLLERVPAVLRRLGSLTRLSLAGNARISQLPAEDFQNLHNLQELDISNLNINTIPRDFSSFFSRLRAMTAAGNPFNCICQMSWLVQWVNASGVVLRRPEETRCHFPPKNSGKLLHHLQYTDFGCPTTTPTPTTPRTTTLPPPTLLPSTHRPPPPPSTAAPTLRARDPQGSSTLVPFSGAPAPTSPPAPICPPRTCLNGGTCHLSAQNLLECLCPVGFAGVYCEVEARGTTPAPGTPALPPSRRVSIAQVGSTSLKVDLHNYVQSKAQLKGIRLSYRNLSGPDKRPVMLRLPASLSEYTVRALKPNCTYRVCIGALGEVPKEEHCAEAQTLPLSLQQHSPVTQSQDPNLALILVPALAAALLLVVVVTAAMYYRRHRRAKAHAGAGVDTGPLELEGVKACLENGDLSSHSCKVPEAAMLSGGSECEVPLMQSHYPSNNNTPGLKPSYF